Proteins from one Sordaria macrospora chromosome 1, complete sequence genomic window:
- a CDS encoding 60S ribosomal protein eL33 yields the protein MPTEAGHRLYVKGRHLSYQRGRHTTHPKTSLIKIEGVDDTAAANFYLGKRVAYVYRGQKEVRGTKIRVIWGKVTRPHGNSGVVRAKFATPLPARSFGASVRIMLYPSTI from the exons ATGCCTACCGAAGCCGGCCACAGAT TATATGTCAA GGGTCGCCACCTGAGCTATCAGCGTGGCCGTcacaccacccaccccaaGACCAGCTTGATCAAGAtcgagggtgttgatgacactgctgctgccaa CTTCTACCTTGGCAAGCGCGTCGCCTATGTCTACCGCGGCCAGAAGGAGGTTCGTGGCACCAAGATCCGCGTGATCTGGGGCAAGGTCACCAGGCCTCACG GCAACTCCGGCGTTGTTCGCGCCAAGTTCGCCACTCCCCTCCCCGCCAGGTCCTTCGGTGCCTCCGTCCGCATCATGCTCTACCCCTCTACTATCTAA